A single region of the Streptomyces caelestis genome encodes:
- a CDS encoding CoA transferase subunit A has protein sequence MDKVVATALEAVADVPDGASLAVGGFGLSGVPNVLIGALYERGVAELSVVSNNCGAMESGLAVLLAAGRIARVTGSYIGANKEFARQYLAGELEVELIPQGTLAERLRAGGAGIPAFYTPAGVGTQVAEGGLPWRYDGSGGVAVASPAKEVREFDGTEYVLERGIRTDFALVRAAKGDRHGNLVFSKSARNFNPLAAMAGRVTIAEVEELVEPGQIDPDAVHLPGIFVQRVLALTPEQAADKKIEQRTVRS, from the coding sequence ATGGACAAGGTGGTCGCCACAGCCCTGGAGGCGGTGGCCGACGTCCCGGACGGCGCGTCGCTCGCGGTGGGCGGTTTCGGGCTGAGCGGTGTGCCGAACGTGCTCATCGGGGCGCTGTACGAGCGCGGGGTGGCCGAGTTGTCGGTGGTCTCCAACAACTGCGGGGCGATGGAGTCGGGCCTGGCGGTCCTGCTGGCCGCCGGCCGGATCGCCCGGGTGACGGGCTCCTACATCGGCGCCAACAAGGAGTTCGCCCGGCAGTACCTGGCCGGTGAGCTGGAGGTCGAGCTGATCCCGCAGGGCACGCTGGCCGAGCGGCTGCGGGCCGGCGGCGCCGGGATCCCCGCCTTCTACACCCCGGCCGGGGTGGGCACGCAGGTCGCCGAGGGCGGGCTCCCGTGGCGCTACGACGGCTCCGGGGGTGTCGCGGTGGCCTCGCCGGCGAAGGAGGTCCGGGAGTTCGACGGGACGGAGTACGTGCTGGAGCGGGGCATCCGGACCGACTTCGCCCTGGTCCGGGCCGCGAAGGGCGACCGGCACGGCAACCTGGTCTTCAGCAAGTCCGCCCGGAACTTCAACCCGCTGGCCGCGATGGCCGGGCGGGTCACGATCGCCGAGGTGGAGGAGCTGGTGGAGCCCGGCCAGATCGACCCGGACGCGGTGCATCTGCCGGGGATCTTCGTGCAGCGGGTGCTCGCGCTCACCCCTGAGCAGGCGGCGGACAAGAAGATCGAGCAGCGGACGGTGAGGTCCTGA
- a CDS encoding MarR family winged helix-turn-helix transcriptional regulator, with amino-acid sequence MAAADLTTHPGHLARRLQQAHYLLWNAMVSEEITSPQYAVLNTLVAEPGLDQRTVGERVGLDRSTIAEVISRLSRRGLLDKVRDPEDGRRFLLRLTDEGVRTHRKLTVRTARMNQVFLAPLTAEERTVFIDLIRRVADAAEGLRNPGESLVAPR; translated from the coding sequence ATGGCGGCGGCGGACCTCACCACCCACCCCGGGCACCTGGCCCGGCGGCTCCAGCAGGCGCACTATCTGCTGTGGAACGCGATGGTCTCCGAGGAGATCACCTCGCCCCAGTACGCGGTCCTCAACACGCTCGTCGCCGAGCCGGGCCTGGACCAGCGCACGGTGGGGGAGCGGGTGGGGCTCGACCGGTCGACCATCGCCGAGGTGATCAGCCGGCTCAGCCGGCGCGGACTCCTGGACAAGGTCCGCGACCCGGAGGACGGCCGCCGTTTCCTGCTGCGGCTCACGGATGAGGGTGTGCGCACCCACCGCAAGCTGACCGTGCGCACCGCCCGGATGAACCAGGTGTTCCTCGCCCCGCTGACCGCCGAGGAGCGGACGGTCTTCATCGACCTCATCCGGCGTGTCGCGGACGCGGCCGAGGGGCTGCGCAACCCGGGGGAGTCCCTGGTGGCGCCCCGCTGA
- a CDS encoding DUF3048 domain-containing protein: MRPVATVGRQRGTRGRHAATTAALLAATVTAALTAGCTGGGGPGDDGRRSARESEQGTSPSATGASVLAVKLDNAAAARPHTGVDAADVVYAEQVEGGLSRLMAVYATQLPKTVGPVRSARESDLELLRQFDRPTLAFSGAQKKLLPLIDRAPLRAETPGSAPDAYSRGSGKPAPHNLYLRPERLIPEAPGQAALTTGFRYGTAPSGGTATTSQTVRYPAARFTFTWSDSRDRWLVGMDGAPATTADGKRMAAATVVVQYVKVRESAFRDFLGNNTPYTETVGSGKATVLRDGRAHAVNWKRADATDGTAFTTGDGTPVNFAKGQVWVVYAKAS; encoded by the coding sequence ATGAGGCCGGTGGCGACGGTGGGCAGGCAACGAGGGACGCGCGGACGGCACGCCGCGACGACAGCGGCGCTGCTGGCCGCCACGGTGACGGCCGCCCTGACGGCGGGCTGCACCGGCGGGGGCGGTCCCGGCGACGACGGACGGAGGTCCGCCAGGGAGTCGGAGCAGGGGACATCACCGTCGGCGACCGGCGCCTCCGTGCTCGCCGTCAAGCTCGACAACGCCGCCGCGGCCCGGCCGCACACGGGCGTCGACGCCGCGGACGTGGTGTACGCGGAGCAGGTCGAGGGCGGGCTGAGCCGGCTGATGGCGGTGTACGCGACGCAGTTGCCGAAGACGGTCGGTCCGGTACGCAGCGCGCGCGAGTCGGATCTGGAGCTGCTGCGCCAGTTCGACCGGCCCACGCTCGCCTTCTCCGGCGCGCAGAAGAAGCTCCTGCCGCTGATCGACAGAGCCCCGCTGCGGGCGGAGACGCCGGGCAGCGCCCCCGACGCCTACTCCCGCGGCTCCGGCAAGCCCGCCCCGCACAACCTCTATCTGCGGCCCGAGCGGCTCATACCCGAAGCACCCGGACAGGCCGCCCTGACCACCGGCTTCCGCTACGGCACCGCCCCGTCCGGCGGCACGGCGACGACTTCGCAGACGGTGCGCTACCCGGCGGCCCGTTTCACCTTCACCTGGTCGGACTCCCGGGACCGCTGGCTGGTCGGCATGGACGGCGCACCCGCCACGACGGCCGACGGGAAGCGGATGGCGGCCGCCACGGTCGTCGTGCAGTACGTGAAGGTGCGCGAGTCCGCCTTCCGCGACTTCCTCGGCAACAACACGCCGTACACCGAGACGGTGGGCTCCGGGAAGGCCACGGTGCTGCGCGACGGGCGGGCCCACGCCGTGAACTGGAAGCGCGCGGACGCCACGGACGGCACGGCGTTCACCACCGGCGACGGCACACCGGTGAATTTCGCGAAGGGCCAGGTGTGGGTGGTGTACGCCAAGGCGTCCTGA
- a CDS encoding zinc-dependent alcohol dehydrogenase translates to MRAVTWQGKRDVRVENVPDPEIQEPTDAVIRVTSTGLCGSDLHLYEVLTPFMTPGDILGHEPIGIVEEVGAGVPDLQAGDRVVVPFQIACGNCWMCLTGLPTQCETTQVHSEGMGAALFGYTRLYGAVPGAQAEYLRVPQAQYGPIKVPEGPPDDRFVYLSDVLPTAWQAVAYADVPQGGSIAVLGLGPIGDMACRVAQVKGAGRVFGVDLVPERLDRARSRGVETYDLRSFDNEKELVAAIRDETDGRGPDAVIDAVGTEAHGSAAAKLAQQASAMLPRKLGGPLAERFSVDRLAALYTAIDLVRRGGTISLSGVYGGMADPLPMLTLFDKQIQMRMGQANVRRWTDDIIPYLTDEDPLGVEDFATHRVPLSQAPHAYEMFQRKQDGAVKVLMQP, encoded by the coding sequence ATGAGGGCAGTGACCTGGCAGGGCAAGCGTGACGTCCGGGTGGAGAACGTGCCCGATCCGGAGATCCAAGAGCCGACGGACGCGGTCATCCGCGTCACCTCCACCGGGCTCTGCGGATCCGACCTGCACCTGTACGAAGTGCTCACGCCGTTCATGACCCCCGGCGACATCCTCGGCCACGAACCCATCGGCATCGTCGAGGAGGTCGGCGCCGGCGTCCCCGACCTCCAGGCCGGGGACCGGGTCGTGGTGCCGTTCCAGATCGCCTGCGGCAACTGCTGGATGTGCCTCACCGGCCTGCCCACCCAGTGCGAGACCACCCAGGTGCACAGCGAGGGTATGGGCGCCGCCCTGTTCGGCTACACCCGTCTGTACGGCGCGGTACCGGGCGCCCAGGCCGAGTACCTGCGCGTCCCGCAGGCGCAGTACGGCCCGATCAAGGTGCCGGAAGGCCCGCCCGACGACCGTTTCGTCTACCTCTCCGACGTCCTGCCCACCGCCTGGCAGGCGGTCGCCTACGCCGACGTCCCGCAGGGCGGCAGCATCGCCGTGCTCGGCCTCGGGCCCATCGGCGACATGGCCTGCCGCGTCGCCCAGGTCAAGGGCGCCGGGCGGGTGTTCGGCGTGGACCTGGTCCCGGAGCGGCTGGACCGGGCGCGCTCGCGCGGTGTGGAGACGTACGACCTCAGGTCCTTCGACAACGAGAAGGAACTCGTCGCCGCGATCCGCGACGAGACCGACGGCCGCGGTCCCGACGCCGTGATCGACGCGGTCGGCACCGAGGCCCACGGCAGCGCGGCGGCCAAGCTCGCCCAGCAGGCCTCGGCGATGCTGCCCCGCAAGCTGGGCGGCCCGCTCGCCGAACGCTTCAGCGTCGACCGCCTCGCCGCCCTCTACACCGCCATCGACCTGGTCCGGCGCGGCGGCACCATCTCGCTGTCCGGCGTGTACGGCGGCATGGCCGACCCGCTGCCGATGCTCACCCTGTTCGACAAGCAGATCCAGATGCGGATGGGCCAGGCCAACGTCCGCCGCTGGACCGACGACATCATCCCGTACCTGACCGACGAGGACCCGCTCGGCGTCGAGGACTTCGCCACCCACCGGGTGCCGCTGTCTCAGGCCCCGCACGCGTACGAGATGTTCCAGCGCAAGCAGGACGGCGCGGTCAAGGTGCTGATGCAGCCCTGA
- a CDS encoding ATP-dependent DNA ligase, with amino-acid sequence MDLPVMPPVLPMLAKSVAAIPAGMQYEAKWDGFRAIVFRDGDEVELGSRTGKPLTRYFPELVTAVRERLPGRSVVDGEIVIAREGRLDFDALTERIHPADSRVRMLAERTPASFVAFDLLALGDESLMDVPLTGRRELLTRELSEVTAPVHLAPATTDIEVARSWFEQYEGAGLDGVIAKPLTVRYRPDERAMFKIKHERTADVVVAGYRLHKSGPVVGSLLLGLYDDRGTLQHVGVSAAFPMKRRAELVAELEPLRMDDVQGHPWAAWSDEAAHEKARLPGAPSRWSGRKDLSWVPLRPERVAEVAYDHMENGQRFRHTARFRRWRPDRTAESCTYAQLQEPVRYDLAEIFGP; translated from the coding sequence ATGGATCTGCCGGTGATGCCCCCTGTGCTGCCGATGCTCGCCAAGTCCGTGGCGGCGATCCCGGCGGGCATGCAGTACGAGGCGAAGTGGGACGGGTTCCGGGCGATCGTCTTCCGCGACGGGGACGAGGTCGAGCTCGGCAGCCGTACCGGCAAGCCGTTGACCAGGTATTTTCCCGAGCTGGTGACGGCCGTGCGGGAGCGGTTGCCGGGGCGCTCGGTGGTGGACGGGGAGATCGTGATCGCACGGGAGGGGCGACTGGACTTCGACGCGCTGACGGAGCGGATCCACCCGGCGGACTCGCGGGTGCGGATGCTGGCCGAGCGGACACCGGCCTCGTTCGTCGCCTTCGACCTGCTGGCGCTGGGGGACGAATCGCTGATGGACGTCCCGCTGACCGGTCGGCGGGAGCTGCTGACCAGGGAGCTGTCGGAGGTGACGGCGCCGGTGCACCTGGCTCCGGCGACCACCGACATCGAGGTGGCGCGCAGCTGGTTCGAGCAGTACGAGGGGGCGGGTCTGGACGGGGTCATCGCCAAGCCGCTGACCGTGCGCTACCGACCGGACGAGCGCGCCATGTTCAAGATCAAGCACGAGCGGACGGCGGACGTGGTCGTCGCCGGGTACCGCCTGCACAAGAGCGGCCCCGTGGTGGGGTCGCTGCTGCTCGGCCTGTATGACGACCGGGGCACCCTCCAGCACGTGGGCGTTTCCGCCGCGTTCCCGATGAAACGGCGCGCCGAGCTGGTGGCGGAGCTGGAGCCGCTGCGCATGGACGACGTCCAGGGGCATCCGTGGGCGGCCTGGTCCGACGAGGCCGCGCACGAGAAGGCGCGGCTGCCCGGGGCGCCGAGCCGCTGGTCGGGCCGCAAGGACCTGTCGTGGGTGCCACTGAGGCCGGAGCGGGTGGCCGAGGTGGCGTACGACCACATGGAGAACGGGCAGCGCTTCCGGCACACCGCCCGTTTCCGCCGCTGGCGCCCGGACCGGACTGCGGAGAGCTGCACGTACGCGCAGCTTCAGGAGCCGGTCCGCTACGACCTGGCGGAGATCTTCGGGCCCTGA
- the ligD gene encoding non-homologous end-joining DNA ligase: MGDAVELEVGGRTVRLSSPDKVFFPERGFTKLDLARYYLAVGPGILRALRDRPTTLERYPEGVTGENFFQKRAPKNMPDWIPTAHITFPSGRSADEMCPTEVGAVVWAAQFGTLTFHPWPVRRDDVDRPDELRIDLDPQPGTDYADAVRAAHELRAVLDEFGGLRGFPKTSGGRGLHVFVPIEPRWTFTQVRRAAIAVGREMERRMPEQVTIKWWKEERGKRIFLDYNQTARDRTIASAYSVRPRPHAPVSAPLRWDEVGVAHPQDFDLATMPARFAELGDVHADMDDHRYSLEALLDLARRDEHDHGLGDLPYPPEYPKMPGEPRRVQPSRARKEKPPAAS, encoded by the coding sequence ATGGGTGACGCGGTGGAACTGGAGGTCGGCGGCCGGACGGTACGGCTGTCCAGCCCGGACAAGGTCTTCTTCCCCGAGCGCGGTTTCACCAAGCTGGACCTCGCCCGCTACTACCTGGCCGTCGGCCCCGGCATCCTGCGTGCCCTGCGCGACCGGCCCACCACCCTGGAGCGCTACCCCGAGGGCGTGACCGGCGAGAACTTCTTCCAGAAACGGGCCCCGAAGAACATGCCCGACTGGATCCCGACCGCGCACATCACCTTCCCCAGCGGCCGCAGCGCCGACGAGATGTGCCCCACCGAGGTCGGTGCCGTGGTGTGGGCCGCCCAGTTCGGCACCCTCACCTTCCACCCCTGGCCGGTACGCCGCGACGACGTCGACCGCCCGGACGAACTCCGCATCGACCTCGACCCGCAGCCCGGCACCGACTACGCGGACGCCGTCCGCGCCGCCCACGAACTCCGTGCCGTACTCGACGAGTTCGGCGGACTGCGCGGCTTCCCCAAGACCTCCGGCGGCCGGGGCCTGCACGTCTTCGTGCCCATCGAACCCCGCTGGACCTTCACCCAGGTCAGGCGCGCCGCCATCGCCGTCGGCCGGGAGATGGAGCGGCGGATGCCGGAGCAGGTGACCATCAAGTGGTGGAAGGAGGAGCGGGGCAAGCGCATCTTCCTGGACTACAACCAGACGGCCCGCGACCGCACGATCGCCTCCGCCTACTCCGTACGCCCCCGCCCGCACGCCCCGGTCTCCGCGCCCCTGCGCTGGGACGAGGTGGGGGTCGCGCACCCCCAGGACTTCGACCTCGCGACCATGCCCGCGCGCTTCGCCGAACTCGGCGACGTGCACGCGGACATGGACGACCACCGCTACTCCCTGGAGGCCCTCCTCGACCTCGCCCGCCGCGACGAACACGACCACGGGCTGGGCGACCTGCCGTACCCGCCCGAGTATCCGAAGATGCCGGGGGAACCGAGGCGGGTGCAGCCGAGCAGGGCCCGCAAGGAGAAGCCTCCCGCGGCGTCTTGA
- a CDS encoding OmpL47-type beta-barrel domain-containing protein: MLGVQAMPAAGQAEAPAAEQVLTWTAGNDIDKYLSAPKTAVAGSATIVFENSVATGNTTGMPHTLTFVTSDPEFNNDVQLNILANPNDAQGGRHTAQVTLTPGRYFYHCTIPGHGQMQGILVVTEGTGEDTTAPEASAHVSGTQNTQGAYVGSASVAIHSTDEGGSGVERIEYAIGDAGAWQPYTAPVVVDQVGAHEVRYRAFDKAGNVSAEKSVQFTVVAPQSDDTTAPETSATVSGERDADGAYTDMATVTVSASDTGSGVNTIEYAVGSGAWQPYTAPVMVHEAGAHTVRYRATDKAGNVAAEKSVRFTVVAAPPQDTTPPVTGVTVEGTRNSDGAYVNSARVTVTATDAHGSGVERIEYSLDGGPYLAYTAPVVVDRAGAHTVAYRATDKAGNTSAALTVTFTVVSGQVPAPNCPEYDERLTVIVGTVDSGVRNRVTDNRCRIGELIEDEKEWTSHALFLKHVTSVLDALLTESVIDQREYNAIRKAARQSGIGKPGQTEGYRAIFDGSAESLAKWQQVGGGSFGLNPDGTITSSTTTPGMGMLWFPQRKYGDFSLKLQWRDDAPGTGNANSGVFVRFPWVHDHPEEPRPEWVAIKYGHEVQVLDRPDGDMYKTGSVYGFDRVGLAGAGVTQKGTWNDYEIRVVGQHYSVYRNGVLINEFDNTGGQEFTPPRSDDPGTDGRRFASGYIGLQVHGTTDVVSYRDIRIKEL, encoded by the coding sequence ATGCTCGGCGTGCAGGCGATGCCCGCCGCCGGGCAGGCGGAGGCACCGGCCGCCGAACAGGTCCTCACCTGGACGGCCGGCAACGACATCGACAAGTACCTCTCGGCGCCGAAGACGGCGGTCGCGGGCAGCGCGACGATCGTGTTCGAGAACAGCGTGGCCACCGGCAACACCACGGGCATGCCGCACACGCTGACGTTCGTGACCAGTGACCCCGAGTTCAACAACGATGTGCAGCTCAACATCCTGGCCAATCCGAACGACGCCCAGGGCGGCAGGCACACCGCCCAGGTCACGCTCACCCCCGGCCGGTACTTCTACCACTGCACGATCCCCGGCCACGGCCAGATGCAGGGCATCCTGGTGGTGACCGAGGGCACCGGCGAGGACACCACCGCGCCCGAGGCGTCGGCGCACGTGAGCGGGACGCAGAACACGCAGGGCGCGTACGTCGGTTCGGCGAGCGTGGCCATCCACTCCACCGACGAGGGCGGCTCCGGCGTCGAGAGGATCGAGTACGCGATCGGCGACGCGGGCGCCTGGCAGCCGTACACGGCGCCGGTCGTCGTCGACCAGGTCGGCGCCCACGAGGTCCGCTACCGCGCGTTCGACAAGGCGGGCAACGTCTCCGCCGAGAAGAGCGTGCAGTTCACGGTCGTGGCGCCGCAGTCGGACGACACCACCGCGCCGGAGACCTCGGCGACGGTGAGCGGGGAGCGCGACGCCGACGGGGCGTACACCGACATGGCGACCGTCACGGTCTCGGCATCCGACACGGGCTCCGGGGTCAACACGATCGAGTACGCGGTCGGCTCCGGCGCCTGGCAGCCGTACACCGCACCCGTGATGGTGCACGAGGCGGGCGCGCACACCGTCCGCTACCGCGCCACCGACAAGGCGGGCAACGTGGCGGCCGAGAAGAGCGTGCGGTTCACGGTCGTGGCGGCGCCGCCGCAGGACACCACCCCGCCGGTGACGGGCGTGACCGTGGAGGGCACGAGGAACTCCGACGGGGCGTACGTCAACAGCGCCCGGGTGACCGTCACGGCGACCGACGCGCACGGCTCGGGCGTCGAGAGGATCGAGTACTCGCTGGACGGCGGGCCGTACCTGGCGTACACGGCTCCGGTCGTGGTCGACCGGGCGGGCGCGCACACCGTGGCGTACCGGGCGACCGACAAGGCGGGCAACACATCGGCGGCCCTGACGGTGACCTTCACGGTCGTCTCCGGCCAGGTCCCGGCGCCGAACTGCCCTGAGTACGACGAGCGGTTGACGGTGATCGTCGGCACGGTCGACTCCGGGGTACGCAACCGCGTCACCGACAACCGCTGCCGGATCGGCGAGCTGATCGAGGACGAGAAGGAATGGACGTCCCACGCGCTGTTCCTCAAGCACGTGACGTCCGTCCTCGACGCGCTGCTGACGGAGAGCGTGATCGACCAGCGCGAGTACAACGCCATCCGCAAGGCCGCCCGCCAGTCCGGCATCGGCAAGCCGGGGCAGACCGAGGGCTACCGGGCCATCTTCGACGGCAGCGCGGAGTCCCTGGCCAAGTGGCAGCAGGTGGGCGGCGGTTCGTTCGGGCTGAACCCGGACGGGACGATCACCTCCAGCACCACCACACCGGGCATGGGCATGCTGTGGTTCCCGCAGCGCAAGTACGGCGACTTCTCGCTGAAGCTCCAGTGGCGTGACGACGCTCCCGGCACCGGCAACGCCAACTCGGGCGTCTTCGTGCGCTTCCCGTGGGTCCACGACCACCCGGAGGAGCCCCGCCCGGAGTGGGTCGCCATCAAGTACGGGCACGAGGTGCAGGTGCTCGACCGGCCCGACGGCGACATGTACAAGACGGGGTCGGTCTACGGCTTCGACCGGGTGGGGCTCGCCGGTGCCGGCGTGACCCAGAAGGGCACCTGGAACGACTACGAGATCCGCGTGGTCGGCCAGCACTACTCGGTGTACCGCAACGGTGTGCTGATCAACGAGTTCGACAACACCGGCGGCCAGGAGTTCACCCCGCCCCGCTCGGACGACCCGGGCACGGACGGACGGCGGTTCGCCTCCGGCTACATCGGCCTCCAGGTGCACGGCACGACGGACGTGGTCTCGTACCGCGACATCCGGATCAAGGAGCTGTAG
- a CDS encoding ThuA domain-containing protein produces MHLRGLSKGRRVRAASVAAGVVTAGLLSGPADASPYPEPPLTTMSIKSPPGGANVRVLIFHGSAAAGDESPVVNAGIEAIEDIGLSGPANRRFKVQATDDASVFTDETKLGRFNAIVFLTGGGDVLDAEQEAGLEAYMEAGGGFVGVHDAARAEPYSDWFTGLVGARPAASSPAAVQRATVEVGDRRHPATKDVPVQWKRPDKWLNWVKNPSGDVHTVARVRESTYQPGTGANGWDHPVSWCRDYDGGRSFYTGMGGTVSSYDETDFRAHLRGALMWTTRLEQADCKATINANYAAERLTKPNQPGQNDQIGEPHGLVTAPDGRVFYIGRGGADSSQPVITDWNNPDIGKGKGEIHVYDPKTKQVTLAGALTVFGNKGGGDELVKVEEGLLGIELDPGFEQNGWVYLHYTPHSQINRDTRMAERRVSRFTLDQATNTLDLSSEKVLLKWPVQIHSCCHSGGGMAWDSKGNLYIATGDNNSSGFSGGYSGNNPQPTYKGVSFADARRTAGNTNNLNGKILRVHPEPDGTYTLPEGNLFTGKETDEGGGKTRGEIYVMGVRNPARIFVDKSTDVLYAGWVGPDASAPSTTWGPAKYDTFAAITKASNRGWPYCMGNKQPYRDRNLPDPSQPLGWYDCDHPKNESPNNDGLVDLPPVTGNNIWYSPQGGAPDYPRDAGGVPSYKPEEATYRLPWLKGGGQAAMNGPVYRYDTVAADSAVKWPAYWDGKWFVGDFYDADQPRNAVLMDPKTQGDGGLPVHSESLKKIVPVGNDGIRNLMDWKFGPDGALYVLDYGRGFFTSDSKSALWRVTYKGGGPTPAASRLARGTE; encoded by the coding sequence ATGCACTTACGAGGGTTGAGCAAGGGAAGACGTGTCCGGGCCGCCTCCGTGGCCGCCGGAGTCGTGACCGCCGGACTGCTGTCGGGGCCCGCCGACGCGAGCCCGTATCCCGAACCCCCGCTGACAACGATGTCGATCAAGTCGCCGCCGGGCGGCGCGAATGTACGGGTGCTGATCTTCCACGGCTCCGCGGCGGCCGGGGACGAGTCGCCGGTGGTGAACGCCGGGATCGAGGCCATCGAGGACATCGGGCTGTCGGGACCGGCGAACCGGCGTTTCAAGGTCCAGGCCACCGACGACGCCTCGGTGTTCACCGACGAGACGAAACTCGGCCGCTTCAACGCGATCGTGTTCCTGACCGGCGGGGGCGACGTCCTCGACGCGGAGCAGGAGGCGGGCCTGGAGGCCTACATGGAGGCCGGCGGCGGTTTCGTCGGCGTCCATGACGCGGCGCGCGCGGAGCCGTACTCGGACTGGTTCACCGGACTGGTGGGCGCCCGCCCGGCCGCGTCGAGCCCCGCGGCCGTGCAGCGTGCGACCGTCGAGGTCGGCGACCGCCGGCACCCGGCCACCAAGGACGTGCCGGTGCAGTGGAAGCGCCCCGACAAGTGGCTGAACTGGGTGAAGAACCCCTCGGGCGACGTCCATACGGTGGCCCGGGTCCGGGAGTCGACCTACCAGCCCGGTACGGGCGCCAACGGTTGGGATCATCCGGTCAGTTGGTGCCGTGACTACGACGGCGGCCGCTCCTTCTACACCGGCATGGGCGGCACGGTGTCGTCGTACGACGAGACCGACTTCCGGGCCCATCTGCGGGGCGCGCTGATGTGGACGACCCGGCTGGAGCAGGCCGACTGCAAGGCGACCATCAACGCCAACTACGCGGCGGAGCGGCTGACCAAGCCCAACCAGCCGGGGCAGAACGACCAGATCGGCGAGCCGCACGGGCTGGTCACCGCGCCCGACGGCCGGGTGTTCTACATCGGCCGGGGCGGCGCCGACTCCTCGCAGCCCGTGATCACCGACTGGAACAACCCCGACATCGGCAAGGGCAAGGGCGAGATACACGTCTACGACCCGAAGACCAAGCAGGTCACGCTCGCCGGAGCGCTGACCGTCTTCGGCAACAAGGGCGGCGGCGACGAACTGGTCAAGGTCGAGGAGGGGCTGCTCGGGATCGAGCTGGACCCGGGGTTCGAGCAGAACGGCTGGGTCTACCTGCACTACACGCCGCACTCGCAGATCAACCGGGACACGCGGATGGCCGAGCGGCGCGTCTCCCGCTTCACGCTCGACCAGGCCACGAACACACTGGACCTGAGCAGCGAGAAAGTGCTGCTGAAGTGGCCGGTGCAGATCCACAGTTGCTGCCACTCGGGCGGCGGGATGGCCTGGGACTCCAAGGGCAACCTGTACATCGCCACCGGTGACAACAACTCCAGCGGCTTCAGCGGCGGTTACTCGGGCAACAACCCGCAGCCGACCTACAAGGGCGTCTCCTTCGCGGACGCGCGCCGCACGGCCGGCAACACCAACAACCTCAACGGAAAGATCCTGCGCGTCCACCCGGAGCCGGACGGGACGTACACGCTCCCCGAGGGCAACCTCTTCACCGGGAAGGAGACCGACGAGGGCGGCGGCAAGACGCGCGGCGAGATCTATGTGATGGGGGTCAGGAACCCCGCCCGTATCTTCGTCGACAAGTCGACCGACGTGCTCTACGCGGGCTGGGTCGGCCCGGACGCGAGCGCGCCCTCGACGACCTGGGGTCCGGCCAAGTACGACACGTTCGCCGCCATCACGAAGGCGAGCAACCGGGGCTGGCCGTACTGCATGGGCAACAAGCAGCCCTACCGGGACCGCAATCTGCCGGACCCGTCCCAGCCGCTCGGCTGGTACGACTGCGACCACCCGAAGAACGAGTCGCCGAACAACGACGGTCTGGTCGACCTGCCGCCGGTCACCGGCAACAACATCTGGTACTCGCCGCAGGGTGGCGCGCCGGACTACCCGCGGGACGCCGGCGGTGTCCCGTCGTACAAGCCGGAGGAGGCGACATACCGGCTGCCCTGGCTGAAGGGCGGCGGGCAGGCCGCGATGAACGGGCCGGTCTACCGGTACGACACGGTCGCGGCGGACAGTGCCGTCAAGTGGCCTGCGTACTGGGACGGCAAGTGGTTCGTCGGTGACTTCTACGACGCCGACCAGCCGCGCAACGCGGTGCTCATGGACCCGAAGACGCAAGGAGACGGCGGTCTGCCGGTGCACTCGGAGTCGCTGAAGAAGATCGTGCCGGTCGGCAACGACGGCATCAGGAACCTCATGGACTGGAAGTTCGGTCCGGACGGCGCGCTGTACGTCCTCGACTACGGCCGCGGCTTCTTCACCTCGGACTCCAAGTCGGCCCTGTGGCGGGTCACCTACAAGGGCGGCGGGCCGACCCCGGCCGCCAGTCGGCTGGCGAGGGGGACCGAGTGA